A part of Aegilops tauschii subsp. strangulata cultivar AL8/78 chromosome 2, Aet v6.0, whole genome shotgun sequence genomic DNA contains:
- the LOC109750211 gene encoding arabinogalactan O-methyltransferase 1: MKPPGRIATAAAAALLVATSLLVATLLTSPLPLLPLLPCLPGVLAPSGVGYEPSGLAALADAAVYYATTRTVPQQSRAEISLSLDVLRRRAPVRLLVFGLGHDSRLWHALNPGGVTVFLEEDPEWYRIVRARSPFLRAHLVTYRTRMDHADLLFDSYKNFSSCVPGAGAEAADAPVQVRDNAACPLALHNLPPEVYENEWDMLMLDAPKGYFASAPGRMAAIWTAAAMARARRGEGDTDVFLHDVDRKVEKRYAEEFLCDMFRVGKTGRLWHFSIPPVSRRGNTTASGGGKRPFC; the protein is encoded by the coding sequence ATGAAGCCCCCCGGCCGCATCGCCACTGCCGCTGCAGCGGCATTGCTCGTCGCCACGTCGCTGCTGGTCGCCACCCTCCTCACCTCGCCGCTGCCGTTGCTGCCGTTGCTCCCGTGCCTGCCCGGCGTCCTAGCCCCCTCGGGCGTCGGGTACGAGCCTTCAGGCCTCGccgcgctcgccgacgccgccgtGTACTACGCCACCACGCGCACCGTCCCGCAGCAGTCACGCGCCGAGATCTCCCTGTCTCTCGACGTGCTGCGCCGCCGCGCGCCGGTCCGGTTGCTGGTGTTCGGCCTCGGCCACGACTCGCGGCTCTGGCACGCGCTCAACCCCGGCGGCGTCACCGTCTTCCTGGAGGAGGACCCGGAGTGGTACCGCATCGTGCGCGCTAGGTCGCCGTTCCTGCGCGCCCATCTGGTCACGTACCGCACGCGGATGGACCACGCCGACCTCCTCTTCGACTCCTACAAGAACTTCTCCTCCTGCGTCCCCGGCGCCGGAGCCGAGGCCGCCGACGCCCCCGTGCAGGTCCGCGACAACGCCGCGTGCCCGCTGGCGCTGCACAACCTGCCGCCGGAGGTGTACGAGAACGAGTGGGACATGCTCATGCTGGACGCGCCCAAGGGGTACTTCGCGTCGGCGCCTGGCAGGATGGCGGCGATTTGGACGGCGGCGGCAATGGCGCGGGCGAGGCGCGGCGAGGGGGACACCGACGTGTTCCTGCACGACGTAGACCGCAAGGTGGAGAAGAGGTACGCCGAGGAGTTCCTCTGCGACATGTTCCGGGTGGGAAAGACCGGCCGGCTCTGGCATTTCAGCATCCCACCGGTGTCACGGCGGGGGAACACGACGGCGTCCGGCGGTGGCAAGAGGCCTTTTTGCTGA
- the LOC109750209 gene encoding uncharacterized protein isoform X2: MPSDGGGSRRRRPAAPGDPRRLPLLRANDGSFVAHLRKGPDPQSLSSSAHATTQWGFSGDLKSAAAEAAVAQAHRGLRREAVDPQLQQRQQRYEVIFITARLQELFVVDVMLIDQFSWPSAGSSPVPPQQQSRPPPSVLYPSSSSCSSALPSHVAAVGSSDPLDVITSPPMWDWPSFSPTMYVAASPNLEAWEWSCTRSVWAMEV; the protein is encoded by the exons ATGCCGAGCGACGGTGGTGGTAGCCGCCGACGCAGGCCTGCTGCCCCTGGCGACCCTCGCCGCCTTCCTCTGCTCAGAGCCAACGATGGTAGTTTTGTAGCGCACCTCCGCAAAGGTCCTGACCCGCAATCGCTATCTTCCTCCGCCCACGCGACAACACAGTGGGGTTTCTCTGGTGATCTCAAGTCCGCCGCCGCAGAAGCAGCTGTAGCACAAGCTCACCGAGGTCTTCGACGCGAGGCAGTTGACCCTCAGCTCCAACAGCGACAGCAACGCTATGAAGTGATTTTCATCACAG CTAGGTTGCAGGAACTTTTTGTGGTTGATGTGATGCTAATTGATCAGTTTTCATG GCCGAGTGCTGGCTCCTCACCCGTGCCGCCACAACAGCAGTCGAGACCGCCTCCATCTGTGTTGTACCCATCATCGTCGAGCTGCTCGTCCGCACTGCCATCACATGTCGCCGCTGTGGGCTCCTCGGATCCCCTCGATGTTATTACTTCACCTCCGATGTGGGACTGGCCGTCGTTCTCTCCTACGATG TACGTGGCGGCGTCACCCAATTTGGAG GCTTGGGAATGGAGCTGCACGAGGAGCGTTTGGGCCATGGAGGTTTAA
- the LOC109750209 gene encoding uncharacterized protein isoform X1 produces the protein MPSDGGGSRRRRPAAPGDPRRLPLLRANDGSFVAHLRKGPDPQSLSSSAHATTQWGFSGDLKSAAAEAAVAQAHRGLRREAVDPQLQQRQQRYEVIFITARLQELFVVDVMLIDQFSWPSAGSSPVPPQQQSRPPPSVLYPSSSSCSSALPSHVAAVGSSDPLDVITSPPMWDWPSFSPTMYVAASPNLESQQKAWEWSCTRSVWAMEV, from the exons ATGCCGAGCGACGGTGGTGGTAGCCGCCGACGCAGGCCTGCTGCCCCTGGCGACCCTCGCCGCCTTCCTCTGCTCAGAGCCAACGATGGTAGTTTTGTAGCGCACCTCCGCAAAGGTCCTGACCCGCAATCGCTATCTTCCTCCGCCCACGCGACAACACAGTGGGGTTTCTCTGGTGATCTCAAGTCCGCCGCCGCAGAAGCAGCTGTAGCACAAGCTCACCGAGGTCTTCGACGCGAGGCAGTTGACCCTCAGCTCCAACAGCGACAGCAACGCTATGAAGTGATTTTCATCACAG CTAGGTTGCAGGAACTTTTTGTGGTTGATGTGATGCTAATTGATCAGTTTTCATG GCCGAGTGCTGGCTCCTCACCCGTGCCGCCACAACAGCAGTCGAGACCGCCTCCATCTGTGTTGTACCCATCATCGTCGAGCTGCTCGTCCGCACTGCCATCACATGTCGCCGCTGTGGGCTCCTCGGATCCCCTCGATGTTATTACTTCACCTCCGATGTGGGACTGGCCGTCGTTCTCTCCTACGATG TACGTGGCGGCGTCACCCAATTTGGAG TCACAACAAAAGGCTTGGGAATGGAGCTGCACGAGGAGCGTTTGGGCCATGGAGGTTTAA